A window of Gambusia affinis linkage group LG03, SWU_Gaff_1.0, whole genome shotgun sequence genomic DNA:
attttcaCCAAACAAGATGGAATGCTATAAACGAATCAAAATGTACTTCAACAAGGTATTAGATCAATAATTTTATTCCGCATCAGATTAGACTGTTTTACATTCACAGAGATCTGGTTTTTCATATGACAAAACCTTGCCATTTAAAACGGGACTTTGGAGATCCACTGTAATTTCACCCGAACTTTCATTTCATCACACTGTTTTGGATTTCTAGCCGTGTTTATCAGTATTTGTGTTCTGTGGGCATAATTGAACAGCTGTTGacagaaaaaagcaataaagtaCTTCATACTGCAAACTCAAAAGGTCTTCCCCCAGGCACAGTTGGAAAAGTCATAAACAGAGACTGAACACATTAACCACAGACAAGATAGCACTTGAAGGTTAGTGGATATGTAATTAGAAGGCAAGTGGAGCTtaaaattactgttttttttaacgttATTTTTGCTGTTCTACTGCCCTTAAACATGaatcaatgttttaaaatcttcaaaGGACAAAACATGCCTATACTGTATTTGCAATAAGCATTGCATTGTTTTTCCAGCTTTATTACTGACCATATGCATGCACCATGATGGTGTTATTGTTAATTCAAGGGGCTTTTAACATGTTAACCACGCGATTAATTTAAAAGGATTAACGTGTCAATATTACATAATGCAGATTAATCACATTACCTAAAAGAAAGTTTCACTGTTCACAACTGCACAACCAGTGTCCTGGTTTCTAAACTACGattgaaacaaaataacttcttttaaacacgaaaacctggaaaactgagatgcctggtttgagacaataaaacatttattgaaaacaagCAATCGTGATTAATCACATTGATCTGATTCAATTGTTTAATCCAACAGGGCAAACAGCTGGAACTCATAAACATCAGGAAACTAAGTAAAAGGACGGTTTAAGGGATTGGCCCTAACATAGGCTCAGTCGCCTCCACAAATCCACATTTGTTACACCCTGAGACCAGTAATGGAGGCCATGTGGAGCCAGGCCAGGCGGAGCAGTGTGTGCAGAAGGACACTGGCGTTATCAAGCCTTCCTTAGCCCATCAGGAAGATGTGATAGTCTGTTGCTGCAGCAGttcaacaaagcagcagatAACAACACGTCTGTCAACTGTCAGCCTGGCAGACGAGTGGCAGAGGCAGGAAAAGCTCATTCTTTCCCATCTGTGTGACGCACTGAAATCAGAAGTGTATCTTGGGGGTCACACAAAGAAGCTTAGGAATGACAGACAGCCGCATGGTGGAGAGGGTTCAGGTGACTAACGGGGAAGCTATTCACATGTGTTGAGGAAACGGCGGCTGTTGATGCAATTGGAGTGGGACGATGAGAAAGTTTGAGTCACCGTGGAGAGAGAGGCCGTTTTGGTTCGCTTACAATGCTGGGTGGGCGAGATCTTAACTCAACATGGCTTTAGCAGTTTTCACCTTTGACTTGTTGTTGCCGTCCTAATCGGGAGGAATGTCTCTAAGCGTTATAATGAAGCAATTTGGTGGTTCATGTCCGgtgttagaaataaaacaatgaggCCTGTATCCAGTTGGTTAAAAAGTCCTAAATAAGCATTGTCTACAGCTGCAGCACAGtgtcaaacatgaaaaatatatttgggtATGTCTGTTCATGCagggtgttttttgtttttttttgcgcCACTAATCTGGAGGAAGCTTTCagaaaacagccgaaacactgagttactTTAAATgacaactaaaaacccacctgtacAGAGATGATTTTGATTGTTAATAACTGGAACACTGACCAATAATTTGATGTGTATTTACTTGATTtcataatgatgatgatggcatttgacaataATGTTTATTGCTGTAACTGCATGActgtattttgcttttatgatgtaaagcactttgaactgactTGTTAATAAAACGTGCAATAAAGATACTTGACtattgggtaaaaaaaattttttaaatcccacagaaaataacaaaatcacatgtggaatGATCATTGGTATCCATAGCAGTCTTTTTGGAATAATTGTAACTAAAAGAGATTCTTTTTTATGCTTAATTTCCAAGTTAAGTTGATCATTGTATCTGGAaacttttaattacatttttatgactttctgcTTCCCAGTATTAAAATATAACATGACGCAGAGATCCAGGGATGTTAGTAATCTCTAAAATTCACTGTTGGATAACTCCAGTAAAGAGTACTGGTCTGTTGAACCTTTTTAGGATTACATGGTCTTCGTAACAATCATTGGGTACCTTATACAACAACTGCTTGTTTGTGAGGGATGTTTCCCATCAACAcaacattttgtaattgtttaatTATACTATGACTTTAACTGGAACTATGTGGTTTGATCGGATGAGATAAAGGTTAAtccttttggcaaaaaaataaaaatctagtgAAAAAAGGTCATATGAGGGAAAACTCTGCAGTGTCTGGTGCAGTGAATGGGCTGTGATGCTGTGTGCCTGTCTTTACTTTTAAAGACTCTGAGAATGTCGTTGGAGTGTGTAATAGCATAAGACTctttgtaaaactaaaactatggTCTACAAAGAAAATTGTCCAATGCATAAAGCCAAAGCAACACATAATACTGATGTATACAAATGTAATCTATGCAAATGTActaaaaagttagatttttcaaaaacaaacaaaaaaaggcagaatTATGCCATTGCAATAAAAGGCACCTTTCATTACCAAGGGTTTTAACAGATTGGTCCACAGTGTAAACTGTCTTTTCTTCCTATCTTCAAAGAGGCTACTTGTGCCAAAGAACTATTTGTTACAAACAGTGTCAAAAGAGAATGGAGCGTATCTCAAAGATAGCataatatgttttgtttattgtgtacTGCTGACTCTGAAAAGCAACTTCACTCAAAGTAAACTCAAAGCTGTTTGCTACTATGAAGGACCTACACCTCATTGCCTTTCTATTTCATTTAGCCTGCTGTTGTCTGATGGAGGCATCCTGCTACATTCAACCATATCAACAGACCCACAGTGtattttgtcaaaaagaaatGCCCAATGTAGCCTGGAAAGTCGCTTAAACGACTCCACCATTTACatagcaaataaacaaataaagagtATCATCCTCGGAACGcccaccaaaacaaaatagcTCTTCCACAAGGAAGAGGCTACAGGACAGTGTTTACAAAATCCTCATTAAGGACGCTGTGAGATAACACACAAGCTACTGCATCACACAAAGTTAAAGGGAagacaggcacacacacacacacacacacacacacacaccacaaagAGACCATAAGCACTGTGCAATGCGTAGCCCACCATATCATAGATAAGGGACAGAAACCCAGAGCTGGGAAGAGAGGTGAGCACAGACAGCGTCTGCCTGAGGAGAGGACGCAACAGAGATGAGTCGGACAGACAAACACGAGCCTTGGCTACCCTGTCACCGCAACCACCGTCCTGTTGCAAGGAACTTCAAAAGGTGCGCATGAGAATAAACATTGTGACATCTGGAGAGGAGTACCAGGAGAACACAAGCCTATAGAGACGTTTATGTTGGTCAATGCAAGGGACAACATTTCTTTAACTGTTGCCAGGGAACAAGAACTGTCTCAGGTCATAGGTGAACTGACCAGaactaaattaaacttttgGACAATTACAGCATCGTTTTTTTGGCCTTCTTACTTGAGCTCCTCCACAGGCCATTGGCATAAAATAGattgctgcagatttttttctcccatgGCGAGCATTTGGGTCTCTCAACTGGGAACCATTTGCACATCCAAGACTTTGTTCTTGCTAATTTCCTTCCTGCTGCTCCGGGAGCCTCGCTGTGGAAAGGGCAGCCCCATCTCCAACGCTCATCAGAGGTATCGTCCTGATCCAGGACTGGGGGACGGGCATGGAGGTGTGGTGGATCTATCACCGTTGGATCAGGACAACAGTGCAAAGATGAAAAACCTACTGGAGAGCCTGAAGGAGCAGTTTCTGCGGACGTTCAACCTGTCCGGACTGGGTCCTTCAAACCTGTCTTCTGGAACCGCACGAGAGGATCCACCCGAGTACATGATGGAGCTTTATAACCGCTTTGCTAATGACCGCACTGCCATGCCCACAGCCAATATCATTCGCAGCTTCAAAAATGAAGGTAAGTCTTTGCTCCATATATTGTTGGAACTGTTTAAAAATAGGTgaaagttacttttcaaaatctttAACCTAGGGAGTATTCCATAGTGCAAATTAGGGAGAAGGAGCTGCTTGTATTTATGGCAAGTGTTAATAATGCTTCCCAGTATTAAAATATAACATGAATAATAATGTCAGAGTCAGAGAGTAAATGTATCTTTGCTTTGGGATGAAACCTGTCTATAACTTCAGCTCAAATGTAACtgtacagaagaaaaaacacagagctttaactttgaatttgtgtttttgtctagATTCAAATCCCAGTGTTGTGGGAGAAGGAGGGGTGAGACGCCACCCACTGCTCTTCAACGTGTCAATCCCGCATCATGAACGCATCACAGCAGCTGAACTACGCCTCTACACTCTAGTCCAGACTGACCGTCACCTTTACGCCGGTGTTGACCGCAAGGTCACCATTTATGAACTGACATCGCACGACTGGCTTAACATAACCGATGAAAAGACGACACGGGGAGATGAGTTTGCAGGGGTGGAAGAGCAAACTGAGTTTTTGGAACTGGCTTCACGCCAGGTGTTCGGGACAGATAATGGTTGGGAAGCTTTTGACCtcactgctgctgtgcagcGTTGGTGCAAATCTGATGGAGCAACAACACACCGTCTAGAAGTACAGATTTCCAGCATCGCTAATGACGAAAATGTTGAGAGTGCGAAAGAGGCCAGCAAAGATGAGGTTCCACTTGAAGGTGACATGAGGATTGAAAACAGCccagaggaaaaacataaaCCCCTTCTGATTGTCTTCTCTGATGATCAGAGCAGTGATCACCGTGACGACAGGCGTGAGCTGAATGAGATGATAGACCATGAGACGTCTAGTGCTGTTCTGCAGAACGACTTTGGGACAGACCTGGGTGGGCTGTGGGGCGAGGAGGATAGTGAGGCTGAACCAGATGAGGAAGACCTCATCCAGATGCGTTCCAACCTGATCTATGACACAGCGTCCCGCATTCGTCGCAACGCCAAAGGAAACCACTGCAAGAAACAATCTCTGTATGTAGAGTTTAAAGACATTGGGTGGGATAGCTGGATCCTTGCGCCCACTGGCTATGATGCCTTTGAATGTGCTGGCGTTTGTTCATACCCATTGACAAAGCATGTCACACCTACCAAACATGCCATAGTCCAGACACTGGTAAACATCCACAGTCCGCAGAAGGCAGCACGAGCCTGTTGTGTGCCAACCAAGCTGGACCCCATCTCCTTACTCTACCTTGATGACACAGGCGTGGTCACTTACAAGTACAAGTACGAGGGAATGGTAGTAGCTGAGTGCGGCTGCAGATAGTCCCCTCTTTCAGACATTCAAACTTTCTGTGAAGTCTTACCACAACAGGAAGGATACTAAACACCAGCAGCAAGTTATTGAGCTGAGGTCTTTGAGAAATGAAAGGGACATTGATTGGAATctcttttagatttttcttctgaGATTAGGAGTGCTCATTTAAAACTGATGAACATTTGTGCACTGCAAGTGGACAAACATGTATATTGTACCGTAAAGTAAAGCAAGTACTTCATCTTGTAGCGGAAAGGTATGAACATTAGTCACCATCTGTCACACAGCGACGTGAAAGTAGAACTGTGCAACAGATCTACAGTCAGTTTGGTATCCAGTGATGGAAAGGTATGCCCTCATACCCACAGTGGTGAAAGAATTTCTCCAAGAACTGAGCCTCTTACAGTTTATGCAGACTGGTGGGAACTAGTGGGTCAGTCATCCTCCTTCCTCTTTGTTCCCCTGACATCTGTCTTCCTCTCCACTTATCTCTGGCCTCCCCGTGCAATGCAAACACTAATCAGCACTTCATGTGCCTTGGTGCAAAGAAATGGCCTGCCTCCGGCAACCTGACAAGCCATGAACTCTCTAGGCCCAGCTCCTGCCTTCTGCCACTGCCTGATACGTGAGCTCTGTGCAGGGGTCTGGTTGGTAGGGTTGTTTATCTCAACCTTGCTTTCCACTTCACATGACTATTTTCCACCCCCCAGAGCTACAGTGATAGCAAGGTGTTGGAGGTTGAGAAACATGTACACCGGTTATGTTTGGGGCAACTTTTGATGTGGCGGGGCCATGGGAGAATGGAGAAGGGGGCCAAGGGTTGTCCATGCTCCTTGGTAAACTTTTCAACTAACTGACCCAAGTTCATGTGGCTCTGGCAGATCTACATCTAAGTAATCCATTTCATCCTTGGACATTTTTTCGGTTAAAAACTGGCCAGGTCTGAAGAAAATGTGGCATAGTGGCAAGACTGTCACAATATACAATACCCTACACAAATTCTTCCCTTTGTTACAAGTCATTTGATATGTCTGCTGCttgtgtcaaataaaatattatttattgttctaatttattaatttctacAAGAGAGTAAATGATTATATATGTACATTTGTAAGTGAGAGTAgagaatattttatgtttatgacaaTGCAATTGCGGCACAAGTAAAATATGTTGGGAAGCGATATGGTAACagtttgtaaaacaataaaaaaagtactCAAATCTTTTCTTGTCATGCATGTTAATATTTGGAGCTAACATTTCTCAGAGAAATGAAGTTTTAATGTTAGCcatgactgaaatatttttcttgtattcaCAAACATCACTCGGAGCAGTCTCCAACTGTCAACTGTCTTTGCCGTTATATCAGGATGAGGCTGTTGGAGCAGACACAGAAGGCATTGCTGACATTCAGATCATTCATACCACCGATATCAGCTCAAAGGTCATAGTTCATGtgcaacacacaaacagagaacCATGGGAAAATAAGGGGAAGCCGTTCTAATGAACAAAAACGGGAGGCCTCTTATGTGCACTAAATGCTGCAAATAGTTATGCATCCTCATGCTGTTTGGAATATGTAACTAAACAGTAGTGGTAATATTTCTGACTGTATCGAAAGAGTACTGACAGAACCTTGCAAGAGTGTTTTTtgattgtttgggttttttatctTCACAAACTGGGATAACTTCAGCTGCCATTGACTTGTTACTAGTCTTTAACTAGGTTTCTTCCAGCATGATGTTGAAACGTCCCATGAATCAGGATGGTGTGTGTGACCACCAGAGTTCAGGTTTGGCCTTATATGACCAAACTTTATTCTCCTAGAACTTCACTGTCTTGTTTAAATCTTCTGCAGCAAACTTTCTTCAGCAGTGAGATCTTGTGCAGTGAGTGTGCAGATAAGCAACTCTATTTCAGTGAATTATTACTATTGctagtttttaaatgagaaaaactgaactTGCTGCTTCTAGAACGTTTTGAAGTTTCTTAAAGTACTTATGGTTTCTTGGACATCACTTTAGATGAAGGGACACATGGCCATGGATGGTTATGGTAAAATTAGGTTCTTTTCTTATCTGGATTATGTCTTCACTTTTGAGCACTCAAAAGTTTTGATatgtagatttaaaaattgCTTGTCATaagtatattttttcaaaactaagattttttgggagtgtttgttttttagtttcacTCTACATTTTAATCATGCAACTTAATGCTGGGAATCAGAAACTTACTGATGTTCAGAGGCCATcagttattattaaaatattaaactataCTGAGTTGCACATGGCAACAGGAATGCTTTGTAAATACTGACACATTTTAGTTTGCTTCTTGGCTTTCTATGaccctttaaatatttttttatgtattcagtACTTATTTActacgtaaaaaaaaaacaaaaaaaaaaacagctactGTACAGTCTGGTAATTATATAATCTGAATGGAGTATTCCTACAAGCTGTGACATGGCATAAGTCCAAAAAGACAAGTGTATGAATGTTTCTGAATGGAAACAGTTGGACACCAAGAGACCTCTAATGTTAGATAGAGCAAAGGCCGTCTTAAAATGGCTAATGACTAAAGGGTCAGAACCTTATTGACTGTAACAAGTCAAGAGATCAGCTATTTCAGGCTCTCTAATTGAATATTTACAGAACTCTAGAAGAAATATGAATCTGGCCTTTGTCTCCTGATTTCAACCGTGCAGGGGGCATGTTGAAATGGGAAGTCAGCAGCATGTGGTCTGATGATAAGGAAGGCTGGAGTGTGACCTGGGTTTTTTCAAGCTCTTGTTTTGAAGGGCCTGCATGTGTCAAAACATTCAAAGGCTGTCCGCGTGTTTTTACACAGCAGCGATCTCACCAACATGACATGCTCAGGAGGAGCGCATAGAACAGTGAGTTAGCAATCCAAACAAAAGCGCCTGAGCAGACACTTACAAAGTGTTTTGTAATCCAGAGATTCTCCCCCGGCTGACATCATGATGCCTGCTGCTGGACTACGACGTGCCTCTCGCTGTGAACGTGTGTTTCTGGTGTGTGCCACCCAAAGCAGCATGACTCGCCCTAAAGCTCTGACGTTTGGTCTGTAATAGGGCCTGATTGTTTCCTGCTTTGGGTTCTGTTCTTTATCGTTTCATCTCTCAGCAACTCCACCACCCAAGCAACTCATCTCTCGCTCTGTTCtagaaacttttttctttctcaagaaaagcactttttttttctcaatccCTGCTTCACGGTCACATCCAAAATCACCTTCGAATGTTCCAGCACTTTAACAGTTTCCATTTGTTGTTGCACAACTTAATTTAACTCGTATGAAGTGTTGGTAATGACACACAGATGTTGTGTTTGGTCTAGGCAAAGTTATACAACTCTGAGGGATTTCTCAAgcaaaataagttgttttttattttttactttcattctgCTGTGCAAATAATACTTACATCCATTCCctagagaaactgaaaatagtgcatgaaGGATTGTGAAAATTGCATTAGAAAAGCTGCAGTTGTGCtcataacttctttttttctttttttttttgcataatactTACTATGTATAAATATTGTCTCGAATACTTTTCAAGTGTCTGTCGAATGGTAATCATTCAAAGAATGCATTAAGAATTCAGTCCATCCACCAAAGACTTAAACAAAACTCCAAATATCAAAATATCTCAAcaacaataattataaataaccgaaaaaaaaaacatattagaagtttgctttttttttttagtttgctaCTTACACAATCACCCACTTCGTCAGTCAACCGAGCAAGGAAAATGGCGTCGGCGAGATTCTTCCAGAAGCTAACCTGGTCAAGCAGCTGGTCGTTCGAGGTTACGCTGTCCGTGTTGAAATCCATCAACTCCGACATAACACCCTTAATATTATGTCAGCACATTTGTATTGAGTTATTTATTGTGTATACAACACCAAAGTCTCAACAATGCACTCTAATATGTGCTAACACTGAAATTTTAACTATGGCGATGTTGCTGTGCAGTTCATATTTTAGTGTAAATCTAGGTTAGCATGTCCCATAAAATGAAGCTAAGGGCTTGTCTAAGACAGGccaagatataaaaaaaaaaccggACATCTTTTGTCTTAAAACGACAGCAATCTGAAAATCTTTACTGCTAACAGCTACTACGAAAAAAGCCAAGACCAATGCTGACCTAAACAACTCCAGTCTcataataaaatctaataaaatctgGTGTATGAACATGTAAACTGTCGTCACATTAATACTGGTTGATTATTCACAAATGATTACTTACTTTAGAAACGTAGGTAGAGGGCGGTGCAGCACAAATAATCTTCCTGTAGGAAACTCATGCTGTGAAGTGAACATGTAAAGTACTTCCGGTCAGCGTatcagtttaaaagaaaagctgtgtaaaaataaaaaaattacattcaatAAGACAGACCTCCCCCCCCGCCCGCTTATGGTGATTTCCTTTATGAAAGCAAAATTTATCAAAATCTGCAACATGTAACtcttattacatttaaaaaatgtttttttaaaaaatgttacatgaaattattgttatattttgacAGTATAATTTAAGTCAgataatgaatgaaaataatcaaGCCAAAAACTTATTCTCCCAGTGCTCACACTACtagctgcagaaatacactattcagtcaaaaataacaaatcagaGCCAAGACAAGTGTCTTACTCTCAATTTTGCTTGTGTAGATGCTGCTCAGACCCTCCCCCATCGCTCTCTGGTACCTTACAGCTGAATCATCACAACCTGCCacgaatgctaaggctagtaaGTATAGCCTCCGAtgacagataaacagttttcctggaacgGTAAACTGTATATATCAACACATtgagcagcatgtacacaaACATAATTCACAACGCTAAAACCATCCCcctggatctgattggttgttttttgttgggagTGGTACATTTattcagacagcaatagtagcacatagaggaggtggaggagtttgattttttcacagatcacTATTACTTCAAGTCATAGTAACAACAGAAAAGTATTAGTGTGTACAAAACCAACTGAACATTGAAATCCTTCAATATTTCCTATCTGCTTTAAGAAGTCATTTTTGTAACTAAAGTATCTGAACATCCAAGCTCCATCTGTCTCCTCTGATCTTCCTGCTCTGCTGTTCTcagctttctgtttcttttcaatCCAGTGCTTCTTTTCTCCTAGTTCAAGTTGGTCCCATTTCCCAGACCTCTTACCacatgttttaaatctgaatgtTGGCTCCTTTTCAGAAGAGTCGTCATCTCATTTTCTGTCCCTTgcagtgattttatttctttatttattttttgctcctcAGCATTAACCAGTACTTTTCACATCGCGTTTGTGTCGTGGTGCATTTTTCTCAGGAGACGCTTGGCATTCCCTGggtaattctgtttttaattgtttacatGACTCCCTGTTCCTGATTGTAGGCACGATGAatcagcgttttttttttcttcttccatacAGCATGTCTTGTATTTCGCTCTAGTAATGAGGTGCAGAAAGTTTCCACAGCTCTGAGCTTTTTCTCATCATCCTACAATGTGAAAACTGCAGGCGTGCCAAAATCACAAGTATCCATGAATTGTCTCCCACAATCCAAactatataataaaaataataataataataataataataataataataataataataataataataataataataatactgtgGCAGACTCAACCTTTTTGCACAATTGTCACTGCGCAAGAGACAGAAACATCAGGTAATGAACATGTGGTTTTGACTGCAAAGTTAAGTCTTCCATGGAACTGGTTGGATGTGAAAATGAATCAGCGGATAGTCACAGGacatctgaattattattagaAGCTGGAGACAAAGTATGAAACTCCATATGTGACTTTCCTTCATTTACTTCCCCTATGCTCCTAACCTGCGTATAGTTtattacagcaataaaaaagtcagttttaataCATGTCCTTCTCCCTTTCCCCATTATCCTCCTCTAACATTTTGTTAGCTGAAAGGTATTCTTAGGGCATCACTAgaaaaaacgttgttaaagggttaatagaggagccatgttgtgacgaaTTCATGAaggtggagcttcagaaagtgcaggagtttttaaagagacagagacccaatttcaaggcgttaaattgggaagtaaaatttcttttaagtcatattttacataaataaagttcTGAAGTTAACATTATACTGCTGCTTTAAGGGTTTGGGCCTGGAAGCAGACATTTTGGTACCATCTGACCCAGAAAAAGATGCAACA
This region includes:
- the bmp10 gene encoding bone morphogenetic protein 10, coding for MLVNARDNISLTVAREQELSQVIGELTRTKLNFWTITASFFWPSYLSSSTGHWHKIDCCRFFSPMASIWVSQLGTICTSKTLFLLISFLLLREPRCGKGSPISNAHQRYRPDPGLGDGHGGVVDLSPLDQDNSAKMKNLLESLKEQFLRTFNLSGLGPSNLSSGTAREDPPEYMMELYNRFANDRTAMPTANIIRSFKNEDSNPSVVGEGGVRRHPLLFNVSIPHHERITAAELRLYTLVQTDRHLYAGVDRKVTIYELTSHDWLNITDEKTTRGDEFAGVEEQTEFLELASRQVFGTDNGWEAFDLTAAVQRWCKSDGATTHRLEVQISSIANDENVESAKEASKDEVPLEGDMRIENSPEEKHKPLLIVFSDDQSSDHRDDRRELNEMIDHETSSAVLQNDFGTDLGGLWGEEDSEAEPDEEDLIQMRSNLIYDTASRIRRNAKGNHCKKQSLYVEFKDIGWDSWILAPTGYDAFECAGVCSYPLTKHVTPTKHAIVQTLVNIHSPQKAARACCVPTKLDPISLLYLDDTGVVTYKYKYEGMVVAECGCR